In Natronococcus occultus SP4, the following proteins share a genomic window:
- a CDS encoding acyl-CoA dehydrogenase family protein — translation MTLIENALSEEHREFRDRAATFAEEVVEPEAERIENEDEFPREVIEAAGERGLLGILLPEEYGGEGSDFLSYCLAVEEIARASGAVAETIQGHTFAALPIANFGTEAQKEEWLEPMARGESVGAMLLTEPDAGSSPTELSTVAQADDDGGYLISGEKSFGTNAGVADVHLVVARKRPAPEESHGVSVFLAPSADEADGFEFDRTEFMGMRGHVTGDSTFEDVRVDEGALLGEVGHGFRIAMGTIDMARTGLGAIGTGIARAAFEEAVDYAGDREQGGQAVGEYQAVQVLVADMDAQLDSARHLVYDSATAIADGEGNTRKSSKAKYVASEAAEFVTRNAIQIYGGKGYRTDLPLERYYRDAKILSIIGGTTEIQKTTVAGEALGL, via the coding sequence ATGACGCTTATCGAGAACGCCCTCTCCGAGGAGCACCGGGAGTTTCGCGACCGGGCCGCGACCTTCGCCGAGGAGGTCGTCGAACCCGAGGCCGAACGGATCGAGAACGAGGACGAGTTCCCACGTGAGGTGATCGAGGCCGCGGGCGAACGCGGACTGCTCGGAATCCTGCTGCCCGAGGAGTACGGCGGCGAGGGGTCGGACTTCCTCTCGTACTGTCTCGCGGTCGAGGAGATCGCCCGCGCCAGCGGGGCCGTCGCCGAGACGATTCAGGGCCACACGTTCGCTGCACTGCCGATCGCGAACTTCGGCACCGAGGCCCAGAAAGAGGAGTGGCTCGAACCGATGGCCCGGGGCGAGTCGGTCGGCGCGATGTTGCTGACCGAACCCGACGCGGGCAGTTCGCCGACCGAGCTGTCGACGGTCGCACAGGCGGACGACGACGGCGGCTACCTCATCAGCGGCGAGAAATCCTTCGGCACGAACGCGGGCGTCGCAGACGTCCACCTCGTCGTCGCGCGCAAGCGCCCCGCTCCGGAGGAGAGCCACGGCGTGAGCGTGTTTCTGGCACCGAGCGCCGACGAAGCCGACGGGTTCGAGTTCGACCGAACGGAGTTCATGGGGATGCGCGGCCACGTCACCGGCGATTCGACGTTCGAGGACGTCCGCGTCGACGAGGGCGCGCTGCTGGGCGAGGTCGGGCACGGCTTCCGCATTGCTATGGGTACGATCGACATGGCCCGGACCGGACTGGGCGCCATCGGGACGGGAATCGCCAGGGCGGCCTTCGAGGAGGCAGTCGACTACGCCGGCGACCGCGAGCAGGGCGGCCAGGCGGTCGGCGAGTACCAGGCGGTGCAGGTGCTGGTCGCCGACATGGACGCCCAGCTCGATTCGGCTCGCCACCTCGTCTACGACTCCGCGACGGCGATCGCCGACGGGGAGGGCAACACGCGCAAATCGAGCAAGGCGAAGTACGTCGCCAGCGAGGCCGCGGAGTTTGTCACCCGAAACGCGATCCAGATCTACGGCGGGAAGGGGTACCGGACCGACCTCCCCCTCGAGCGCTACTACCGGGACGCGAAGATCCTGAGCATCATCGGCGGCACGACCGAGATCCAGAAGACGACGGTCGCGGGCGAGGCGCTGGGACTGTAG
- a CDS encoding aldehyde dehydrogenase family protein, giving the protein MSYDGPTDLFIDGEWTPAEAGETFETEDPATEERYATVAEGAEADVDRAVDAAAAAVERDAEWRSLAPKERAAHLRAMADAIEDRKDEIVQVESHDNGKTPFEATLDVDMVIDTFRYYAGWADKVEGDEVPVPGDRLNYTVREPVGVTGHVIPWNYPFQLAGRSLAPALACGNTAVLKPSSTTPLSALYYAVAAEEAGLPDGVVNVVPGRGSTAGNRLAEHPDVDHIAFTGSTGIGKGVMERAAQNVTGVTLELGGKGPNIVFPDADLDDAAAGCHYGIFMNAGQMCWAGSRLLVHESVHDEVVEKVVERAEGTPLGSGIDDDGRMGPTVSEDQQQEVLDYIETGKAEGATVATGGGVPENKDVGHFVEPTVFTDVTNDMTIAREEIFGPVLAVIEFSDREEAIEIANDSPYGLMAGIWTSDLETAHGVADHLDYGMVSINEFPVTQPQTPFGGFKQSGYGREQGTEAIHEYTQTKNVNVNLE; this is encoded by the coding sequence ATGAGCTACGACGGTCCGACAGACCTGTTTATCGACGGCGAGTGGACCCCCGCCGAGGCGGGCGAAACGTTCGAGACCGAGGACCCGGCGACCGAGGAGCGCTACGCGACCGTCGCCGAGGGAGCGGAAGCGGACGTCGACCGCGCGGTCGACGCCGCGGCCGCAGCCGTCGAGCGCGACGCCGAGTGGCGCTCGCTGGCTCCCAAGGAGCGAGCCGCACACCTTCGCGCGATGGCCGACGCGATCGAAGACCGCAAGGACGAGATCGTCCAGGTCGAATCCCACGACAACGGGAAGACCCCCTTCGAGGCGACGCTAGACGTCGACATGGTGATCGACACGTTCCGGTACTACGCGGGCTGGGCCGACAAGGTCGAGGGCGACGAGGTTCCCGTACCCGGCGATCGACTGAACTACACCGTTCGCGAACCCGTCGGCGTCACCGGCCACGTGATCCCGTGGAACTACCCGTTCCAGCTCGCGGGTCGCAGCCTCGCGCCGGCGCTGGCCTGCGGGAACACGGCGGTACTGAAACCCTCGAGCACGACGCCGCTGTCGGCGCTGTACTACGCCGTCGCCGCCGAGGAGGCGGGGCTTCCGGACGGCGTCGTCAACGTCGTTCCGGGTCGGGGAAGCACCGCCGGCAACCGGCTGGCCGAACATCCCGACGTCGACCACATCGCCTTCACCGGCAGCACCGGGATCGGCAAGGGCGTCATGGAGCGAGCCGCTCAGAACGTCACCGGCGTCACCCTCGAACTCGGCGGGAAAGGGCCGAACATCGTCTTCCCCGACGCCGATCTCGATGACGCCGCCGCGGGCTGTCACTACGGCATCTTCATGAACGCGGGACAGATGTGCTGGGCGGGGTCGCGGCTGCTCGTCCACGAGTCGGTCCACGACGAGGTCGTCGAGAAGGTCGTCGAGCGTGCCGAGGGGACGCCGCTTGGCAGCGGGATCGACGACGACGGTCGGATGGGGCCGACGGTCAGCGAGGACCAGCAACAGGAAGTCCTCGACTACATCGAGACCGGGAAGGCGGAAGGCGCCACCGTCGCTACCGGCGGCGGCGTTCCGGAGAACAAGGACGTCGGCCACTTCGTCGAGCCGACGGTCTTTACAGACGTCACCAACGACATGACGATCGCCCGAGAGGAGATCTTCGGCCCCGTCCTCGCGGTCATCGAGTTCTCGGACCGCGAGGAGGCGATCGAGATCGCCAACGACTCGCCGTACGGACTGATGGCGGGGATCTGGACCTCGGATCTCGAGACCGCACACGGGGTCGCCGACCATCTGGATTACGGGATGGTGAGCATCAACGAGTTCCCGGTCACCCAGCCCCAGACGCCGTTCGGCGGCTTCAAACAGAGCGGCTACGGCCGCGAGCAGGGCACCGAGGCGATCCACGAGTACACCCAGACCAAGAACGTCAACGTCAACCTCGAGTAG
- a CDS encoding thiolase domain-containing protein gives MRDAYILGAGQSAFGSFPERSYLSLFDDAFDATMDSVDGDLSPDEIDEAFLGTLGVGGRQIGLSGPAVTEHLGLHGVPTTRVENACAASGYAFRQAVTAVRSGMADVALAGGYEVMTDASSDHTRWWLGVSGETEWERMSGTTFAGVYAQMASAHMEEYDTTTEDLSRVAVKNHGNGAQNPKAHLGFECSLEDAVSAPAVADPLNLYHCCPTTDGASAVLVVSEDVAREYGDALVRVAGAGASSGRVGLFQRESLTSIPASVRAGEDAYEEAGIGPEELDFAEVHDCFAIAELLAYEDLGFCERGEAGRLLREGVTDPDGELPTNTSGGLKSKGHPIGATGTGQVVEAFKQLRGEAYVQVDDPRYGLTHNVGGSGGGVTVHVFEREEVEA, from the coding sequence ATGCGAGACGCATACATACTCGGTGCCGGACAGTCGGCGTTCGGCTCCTTCCCCGAACGATCGTACCTCTCGCTGTTCGACGACGCGTTCGACGCGACGATGGACAGCGTCGACGGCGACCTCTCACCCGACGAGATCGACGAAGCGTTCCTCGGCACGCTCGGCGTCGGCGGGCGTCAGATCGGCCTCTCGGGGCCGGCCGTGACCGAACACCTCGGCCTCCACGGCGTCCCGACGACGCGGGTCGAGAACGCCTGCGCCGCCAGCGGCTACGCGTTCCGCCAGGCCGTCACCGCGGTCAGATCCGGGATGGCCGACGTCGCGCTGGCCGGCGGCTACGAGGTGATGACCGACGCCAGCTCCGATCACACGCGCTGGTGGCTCGGCGTTAGCGGCGAGACCGAGTGGGAACGGATGAGTGGAACCACCTTCGCCGGCGTCTACGCCCAGATGGCAAGCGCCCACATGGAGGAGTACGACACGACCACCGAGGACCTGAGCCGCGTCGCGGTCAAGAACCACGGCAACGGCGCACAGAACCCGAAGGCCCACCTCGGCTTCGAGTGCTCGCTCGAGGACGCCGTCTCCGCCCCGGCGGTCGCGGACCCGCTGAACCTCTATCACTGCTGTCCGACGACCGACGGCGCAAGCGCCGTCCTCGTGGTCAGCGAGGACGTCGCCCGCGAGTACGGCGACGCGCTCGTCCGGGTCGCCGGCGCCGGCGCCTCGAGCGGTCGGGTCGGGCTCTTCCAGCGCGAGTCGCTGACCTCGATCCCGGCCAGCGTCCGCGCGGGCGAGGACGCCTACGAGGAGGCCGGGATCGGCCCCGAGGAGCTCGACTTCGCCGAAGTCCACGACTGCTTTGCCATCGCCGAGCTGCTGGCCTACGAGGACCTTGGCTTCTGCGAGCGCGGCGAGGCCGGCCGACTCCTGCGGGAGGGCGTCACCGATCCCGACGGCGAGCTGCCGACCAACACCAGCGGCGGGCTCAAATCGAAGGGCCACCCGATCGGTGCCACCGGAACCGGGCAGGTCGTCGAGGCGTTCAAGCAGCTCCGCGGCGAGGCCTACGTCCAGGTCGACGACCCGCGGTACGGACTCACCCACAACGTCGGCGGCAGCGGGGGCGGAGTCACCGTTCACGTCTTCGAGCGCGAGGAGGTGGAAGCATGA